The stretch of DNA GATAGGGCCGCACATGGGGCGGTCGGTGTCGGTGTCGACGACGCTCGACACCCGAACTATGGGGAGTCGAGACGGTGTTCGAAAGTGATAGTCCGGCCGAACGGGGTCGAATACCGGGCTTCACCGCCGACCCGGGTGTCGCCTCTCGCTCCACGGCTCCCGAGTCGAAGCGGTCGCTACCACGGATGAGACGGGCGATTTCGGGCGTGGATCGTTCGGAAGTCGCACCGCCCCGCGCTCGGTCCTCGTCCGAACACCGCCGCGGTACCGTGACCGAACCGTTCTTGCCGCAGCGACCGGTATCCCCGGCCGATGGACCGTCAGACCATGGCTGTGGAGGCGGCACGCGCCGGTGCGGCACTCGCTGCCGACCTGTTTCGCACGTCGCTCGACGTGGAGACGAAGGCATCGGCAACCGACTACGTTACCGAAGCCGACACCGGGGCACAGCGTCGGATCGTCGACCGGATCACCGAGACGTTCCCCGACGACGCTATCGTCGCCGAGGAGAACGACCGGCGGAAACGGCTCCGGACGGGCGAGACGGCGTGGGTGATCGACCCCATCGACGGCACGACGAACTACGTCCGTGGCATCCCGTTCTGGGCGACGAGCGTCGCTGCCGTCGAGGACGGCGAGACGGTCGCCGCCGCGAACTGTCTCCCGGCGGTCGACGCCGAGTATCGCGCGGGGACCGACGGCGCCGCTCACGACGACGAACCGGCGACGGTCAGCGATGCGACCAGCCTCGAAACGAGCATCGTCGCGCCCACGCTCCGGTACGGTCGCGAGTGCGGCGACGCCTACGGCCGCTTGCTCGATACCCTTTCCCCGGCCGTCGGCGACGTGCGCCGTCTCGGCTCGGCCCAGACGACGCTCTCGCTCGTCGCCGGGGGGCAGGTCGACGCCGTCGTCGGCGTCGTGCCGTCACGTCCGTGGGACACCGTCGCCGGCGTCCACCTCGTCAGGCAGGCTGGCGGGACGGTCACCGACCTCGCAGGCGATACATGGACGCCGGCGAGCGACGGGCTAGTCGCCTCCGGTGGCGGGGTTCACGACGACCTACTCGACCTCCTCGGACCGAGATTCCCCCGTTGACGTCGAGGATCGTTCCGCCGGTCCAGTTCGACCCCTGCCCGGACAGGAAGACGATGGCCTCGGCGACGTCTTCGGGTTCGCCGAGGCGGTTCAACGGCGTCATCTCGTCGTCGTAGCCGGGTTCGTCCGCAGTCATCGGCGATCGGACCGGTCCGGGGGCGACGCCGTTGGCGTAGACGCCGTCGGCCGCCCCGGTTCGCGCGAGCCACCGGACGAAGCCGTGGACGCCGCCACCGTCGTCGCCTCGCGGCCGTGTGCCTCGACGCGGGCCGTGGCGTCGTCCAGGCCGTCGCCGGTCACGTCGGTCGCTACCACGTCCGCCCCCCTCGGGCGAGGGCCGCACAGGTCGCCCGCCCGATGGCGCCGGCGGCACCCGTCACGACGGCCGTCGTCCCCGAGAGACCGATAGGCCCGCTG from Haloplanus salinus encodes:
- a CDS encoding SDR family NAD(P)-dependent oxidoreductase, whose amino-acid sequence is MRPSPEGGGRGSDRRDRRRPGRRHGPRRGTRPRGDDGGGVHGFVRWLARTGAADGVYANGVAPGPVRSPMTADEPGYDDEMTPLNRLGEPEDVAEAIVFLSGQGSNWTGGTILDVNGGISVRGGRVGRREPRHRRRLARRSPASMYRLRGR
- a CDS encoding inositol monophosphatase family protein gives rise to the protein MDRQTMAVEAARAGAALAADLFRTSLDVETKASATDYVTEADTGAQRRIVDRITETFPDDAIVAEENDRRKRLRTGETAWVIDPIDGTTNYVRGIPFWATSVAAVEDGETVAAANCLPAVDAEYRAGTDGAAHDDEPATVSDATSLETSIVAPTLRYGRECGDAYGRLLDTLSPAVGDVRRLGSAQTTLSLVAGGQVDAVVGVVPSRPWDTVAGVHLVRQAGGTVTDLAGDTWTPASDGLVASGGGVHDDLLDLLGPRFPR